The following DNA comes from Nitrospirota bacterium.
CGTTTGCAGCGCATGGACCATGATAAAAGACAAGATGGACTCGGTGCCGGTGCCGATGTAAACTGGGTCATCACGACAGGGAAGGAGATGGCGGTGAAATGGAAGAATCGCTTCAAAGTCGATCTCGGCACCTCTATCAGGTCGAAGGACTGAGCCTGAGGCAGGTAGGAAAGACCCTCGGCATATCCAGGAAGAAAGTGACCCGGCTCATTCGGCAGGATGGTCTGCAAAGAAAGTCTGCGGAAGGGGTAATAGCTCCCTATGAACGGCTGATACAGCAATGGTACAAGGAATACCCGTCTCTTAAAGCCGTCCAGGTACTGGAACGATTGAAGAGCTACGGCTATAAGGGCGGTTATACTGCTGTAACCGAATATACGCTTCAGTTCCGAAAGAGGCGCAAGGGCATCTCTTATCATGCTCTGGAGTTTCTGCCCGGCGAGGAAGCGCAAGTGGACTGGATGCAGAGGACCATGCCTTTCGGCGTCGTTTACGGCTTTGTTTACATACTGTCTTATTCACGATATCTTTATTGCCGCTTCTATCTGAGGAGTTCTCTGGAGTTCTTTCTTGACGGTCATATAGAAGCCCTTAAGGAAATCGGCGGCATCGTGAGCAGGCATACTTACGATAATCTCAAATCCGTGGTCATAAACAGAAAGCCGGAGATCACTTACAATGCGAGATTCCTGGACTTTGCCAGGCACTACGGCTTCTCGATCCGCGCCTGCAACCCCGGCAAGCCTAATGAAAAAGGCAGGGTCGAGAGAGTAATCAGGGACATCGAAAGCTTTCTTGCCGTCAACACCTTCAGCGATATCGCCGACCTCAACAAAAGATTAGGACAGTGGCGGGTACAGAGAAATAACAGGATTCACCGGTCATTGGGGATAACGCCCTCTGAGGCATTGAAACAGGAGAAGCTCAGAGCGCTTCCGCAAATCCACTACCTGGCTTACCGGCATGAGCCGGCAGCCATCAGCAAGACATGCTTTGTAGAGTTCGACACAAACCGCTACTCGGTACCGTCAGAGTACAGCGACATGCCGTGTAATATCTTTGCCTATACCCACCAGATAGAGATCCTGGTGAATGGAAGGAAGATAGCGACCCACAACCGGGTGTTCGACAGGAGACAAAAGATAGAACATCCTTCCCACCGTCAGAGGCTTCTCGATAAAACGCCCCACTTCAAGTACCAGAGGATATTACAGCTTCTCAGGTCCATGGACAAAAACTTAGAGCACTTCATAAAGCGGGCCGAACAGGAGGGACAGGATCCTCTTTCGGTCTCATATGAACTGTTCAAGCTTCTTAAAGGCATAGCCAGGGAGACACTCATATCGGCGGTTAAGGCGGCAATCAGCATAGGCACCTACAGGGTGACATACATCCAGGGACTTCTGAGTCCTGCCGGAAACCAGGATAATCCCGTCCATCCGCAGAATCACGGGCTGCTGCACATTACCTACGAAGGGAGGCAATTGAGCGATTATGATGAACTTATATGAGCTGTGGCGGCACTTCAGGCTCCTTGCGGACCCCGACACTCTCTCAAAAGAGCAAAAGGAGTTCATGCTGAAGTTCCTGACCGAGGAGTATCACCGAAAGGAGCAAAAAAGAATCCAGTACCTCATGAATATGTCCGGAATCAAGAGGCCAAAGGTCTTTGACGACTTCGACTGGAAGTATAATCCCAAGATACCGAGGGACAAGATATTTGAATATATGAACACCCAGTGGCTACAGAAACCCAGTAACCTCGTCCTCATCGGCCCTGCCGGTGTAGGGAAAACCCACGTCGCAACCGCACTGTGCCATGACGCCCTTAACAAAGGCCATCAAACCGTCTTTCTTACCCTCTTTGACCTGACCGCTAAAATGGCGAAGGCCAAGAGCATCTATAGCTTCATCGAATACCATTCAAGGGCGGCAGTCTGGTGTCTGGATGAGATCGGCTATGTGATCCCATCCAAAGAACAGGCAGACTGCATCTTTCAGATAATCTCGAAAAGGGCTGAAGTGGGAACGACTATCGTTACTACAAACCTCGTGCCGTCCAACTGGGGAAAGGTGTTCGATACTGTTACCGCGTCGGCGATTCTGGATCGCCTGAGCATGAATGGAAGGTTCATCACCTTCGAAGGGAGGTCCTATAGAAGCAGACAATAGGCAGTCGAACCGTATGACAAGTGGCTTTGATAATCCTTATCCGATGGGACAGCTCGCCCCGATGCCAGGTGTTCAACGTAGTATTGCGTCTTCATCA
Coding sequences within:
- a CDS encoding ATP-binding protein; this translates as MMNLYELWRHFRLLADPDTLSKEQKEFMLKFLTEEYHRKEQKRIQYLMNMSGIKRPKVFDDFDWKYNPKIPRDKIFEYMNTQWLQKPSNLVLIGPAGVGKTHVATALCHDALNKGHQTVFLTLFDLTAKMAKAKSIYSFIEYHSRAAVWCLDEIGYVIPSKEQADCIFQIISKRAEVGTTIVTTNLVPSNWGKVFDTVTASAILDRLSMNGRFITFEGRSYRSRQ
- the istA gene encoding IS21 family transposase; its protein translation is MEESLQSRSRHLYQVEGLSLRQVGKTLGISRKKVTRLIRQDGLQRKSAEGVIAPYERLIQQWYKEYPSLKAVQVLERLKSYGYKGGYTAVTEYTLQFRKRRKGISYHALEFLPGEEAQVDWMQRTMPFGVVYGFVYILSYSRYLYCRFYLRSSLEFFLDGHIEALKEIGGIVSRHTYDNLKSVVINRKPEITYNARFLDFARHYGFSIRACNPGKPNEKGRVERVIRDIESFLAVNTFSDIADLNKRLGQWRVQRNNRIHRSLGITPSEALKQEKLRALPQIHYLAYRHEPAAISKTCFVEFDTNRYSVPSEYSDMPCNIFAYTHQIEILVNGRKIATHNRVFDRRQKIEHPSHRQRLLDKTPHFKYQRILQLLRSMDKNLEHFIKRAEQEGQDPLSVSYELFKLLKGIARETLISAVKAAISIGTYRVTYIQGLLSPAGNQDNPVHPQNHGLLHITYEGRQLSDYDELI